One window of Hydractinia symbiolongicarpus strain clone_291-10 chromosome 3, HSymV2.1, whole genome shotgun sequence genomic DNA carries:
- the LOC130635744 gene encoding uncharacterized protein LOC130635744: MSSDSTYMPSESYVLIENMTRTCHNTFTTKALTRTKCSHIIDFRAFGSNGKVIGQTMININFTPAVATAIAYYHQDNCVHVNWKTEDTGNCKVTYQLTFNTGNTFEVTGNTFKICSQEILRTTSVNIRGIDKNQRGDKSQDVFSSTRPPCPPHKI; encoded by the exons ATGTCAAGCGACAGTACATATATGCCATCCGAAAGTTATGTTTTGATAGAAAACATGACAAGAACTTGTCATAACACATTTACAACAAAAGCATTAACTAGAACAAAATGCAGTCACATAATAGATTTTCGTGCCTTTGGCAGCAATGGTAAAGTAATTGGACAAACGATGATCAACATCAATT ttacacCAGCAGTTGCAACTGCCATAGCATATTACCATCAAGATAATTGTGTCCATGTGAATTGGAAAACAGAGGATACtggaaattgtaaagtaacatatCAACTCACTTTTAATACTGGAAATACGTTTGAAGTAACTGGcaatacttttaaaatttgttccCAAGAAATACTAAGAACCACATCTGTCAACATCAGAGGGATAGACAAGAATCAACGTGGAGATAAAAGCCAGGATGTTTTCTCATCAACTAGACCACCCTGCCCACCACACAAGATTTag
- the LOC130635743 gene encoding uncharacterized protein LOC130635743: METNQPKETLFGVQLYEAGVLVIDDKSGTVTEAGKREFGGRLSASLLNDIYKMFIKKIRYNEVKSFTLLAVFNTASGVIAVNHTASITNVKGGPDVCGISLKSSYIVNEGKELSFLSEVCGNPKPILTWKMENELGYSYSTDIRYMETFTRRYRYIYRTHSSLTRKHCGTKIIFNANGANEMITGEAVISVTFWPRKIRKVIFYRDNDCVNGTWTSEATGNCALTYHIHFGEKSGIHNTTDTHYALCNIFNISNVVIWASYKYKHGQKTKVNISLTTPVPSTKAADTCKHPIPFEVKSLDTKKFLVTIIITLVITQIANICIYGFKKLRGTGGNSRNKQSTRKDDGTKDSQDYELFPTTTSHYTGLQLEAREEIVYADLSPTTVNEYSEIGTENMSKQTY, encoded by the exons ATGGAAACTAATCAGCCAAAAGAAACTTtatttggtgtccaattgtatGAAGCTGGTGTGCTAGTAATAGATGACAAGTCTGGAACAGTAACCGAGGCTGGTAAAAGAGAATTTGGTGGTAGATTATCAGCAAGCCTTTTAAATGATATATATAAAATGTTCATCAAAAAAATCCGATACAATGAAGTGAAGTCTTTTACATTATTAGCTGTATTCAACACGGCGTCAGGTGTTATTGCTGTTAATCATACTGCATCTATCACGAATGTTAAAG GTGGACCTGACGTATGTGGGATCTCTCTAAAGTCAAGTTACATTGTCAATGAAGGAAAAGAATTATCTTTCCTAAGCGAGGTTTGTGGAAATCCAAAACCTATTTTGACTTGGAAAATGGAGAACGAACTAGGGTATTCATATTCTACCGACATTCGATACATGGAAACTTTTACAAGGCGCTATCGATATATTTATAGAACTCACAGCTCTCTTACTCGTAAACATTGTGGAACAAAGATTATTTTCAATGCTAATGGTGCGAATGAAATGATTACAGGAGAAGCAGTAATTAGTGTAACAT TTTGGCCTCGAAAAATCCGGAAAGTAATCTTTTACAGAGATAATGATTGTGTAAATGGTACATGGACAAGTGAAGCAACTGGAAATTGTGCACTGACTTACCATATTCATTTTGGTGAAAAAAGTGGTATTCATAATACAACCGACACACATTACGCTCTATGCAACATATTTAATATTTCCAATGTAGTTATTTGGGCTTCATACAAATATAAACACGGCCAGAAAACAAAAGTGAATATCAGTTTAACAACTCCAGTACCATCTACAAAGGCCGCAGATACTTGTAAACATCCTATACCGTTTGAAG tGAAAAGTTTGGATACCAAGAAATTTTTGGTAACAATAATTATAACGCTGGTTATCACgcaaatagcaaatatatgtaTTTATGGGTTTAAGAAGCTCAGAG GAACTGGAGGTAATAGTAGAAATAAGCAAAGCACAAGAAAAGACGACGGAACTAAAGATAGCCAAGATTATGAATTATTTCCTACAACAACATCTCATTATACAGGCCTTCAATTGGAAGCAAGAGAGGAAATTGTTTATGCCGATTTATCACCAACAACAGTCAATGAGTATTCAGAAATTGGAACAGAAAATATGTCAAAACAAACTTATTAA